A stretch of Castanea sativa cultivar Marrone di Chiusa Pesio chromosome 2, ASM4071231v1 DNA encodes these proteins:
- the LOC142625653 gene encoding COP1-interacting protein 7 isoform X1, producing the protein MKSSTRLDSALFQLTPTRTRCDLVISANGKEEKIASGLLNPFLAHLKSAQEQMAKGGYSIVLEPEPGSDSMWFTKGTVERFVRFVSTPEILERVYTLESEILQIEEAIAIQGNNDMGMNTVEDYHVKPVESIEGSRPVLDTNEDKAIVLYKQPGANPPEANGSTTQEGNSKVQLLKVLETRRTVLQKEQGMAFARAVAAGFDIDHMSPLMSFAECFGALRLMDACMKFLELWKRKHETGQWLEIEAAEAMSSRSEYSAINASGIMLANEVKQKEYELASENNGKASSAISTDDKPPADYQPPPGHFQGQFPHHMFPSWPLHSPPGAPPVYPAYPMQGMTYYQNYPGNGPYFQPPYPSVSDPRLNGGQRMGRRRHSMDSRDSNTELETWEMDASKTRSQDEVELENEASQTRESRKGSRSGKKQSGMVVIRNINYITSKRRNSSDSESQSASDAETDEEVGDLEASSLDARRMDSQRSSNRKGKHTKSMDKLNSSDAAHGKDVDGGHWQAFQNYLLRDDDEDKRAVDQGMFAMEKEVQAKRRQNTIGDDPLAFSGQDKGEIQEGNMIDMHKISGKMTYMHKDSNNELLISRRNGQPGDGRRSMDVQSTELDGRRGGYRRTGNDDFMIRSQLDYTSSTSDPLVNGFDRINNNLDRKSSHDMDDDSYIVALRANSLDQVGNNERNAIDMDSEYPSASQLAESASNRVGSQVNYEPDELSLMPERGIEKESIGYDPALDYEMQIQAEDGASPDKKNVEVEIKQGSKKSEKERKSRLTPDASDKKTGGPIRKGRPSKLSPLDEARARAEKLRTYKADLQKMKKEKEAEEMKRLEALKIERQKRIAARGGSIPAKSSIPSNQTKKQLPTKLSPGSHKVSKFSDSEPGSSSPLNRFPSKTASVGSSDSKKASKPSSLNTRSHSAGNKLSHSVSSLPETKKENSSVTSDTKASMARIRRLSEPKMGSSHHASSVKSKNTEPVSKTKISDGPESKKISAIVNYDKSKAATLPELKIRTSTGPDVAKNKSAAKDMTQKVNVKKSSTTFEGAKPKRNNESISHYSDGDDNPIIEKTVVMLECDKPSIPTVHALEGNIEARNGQYNNLEIGKKSEVVSDYAAIRAPVSPFTMDRVDGDSSKHQSQEQRVSFKVTTINTDKEPPKFSSIGIADKPYQAPLARNSSLEDPCTGNSEYSKAPPVSSEIMTTGTEAVKALVSDSRNLRLEKIPESLEKPQVKESSKGIRRLLKFGRKNHSSATGERNTESDNASVTGSEVDDSGTNSVSTSEGIHTLKNLISQDETPTGGNTPQKSSRSFSLLSPFRSKNSEKKSTA; encoded by the exons atgaaatcttCGACTCGGCTTGACTCGGCTTTGTTTCAGCTCACTCCTACTCGAACCAG GTGTGATTTGGTTATATCTGCAAAtgggaaggaagaaaaaatagcTTCGGGTTTGCTGAATCCATTTCTTGCCCACTTAAAGTCTGCACAGGAGCAGATGGCCAAGGGGGGTTATTCGATCGTTTTAGAGCCTGAGCCTGGCAGTGACTCAATGTGGTTCACAAAGGGCACGGTGGAAAG GTTTGTTCGGTTTGTGAGCACTCCAGAGATCTTGGAACGGGTCTACACTCTAGAATCAGAGATCTTACAGATTGAGGAGGCAATTGCAATTCAAGGCAACAATGATATGGGGATGAATACT GTAGAAGATTATCATGTCAAACCTGTAGAAAGTATTGAAG GTAGCAGGCCTGTGCTTGATACTAATGAGGACAAAGCAATTGTCCTTTATAAG CAGCCTGGAGCAAATCCACCTGAAGCAAATGGATCCACCACACAGGAGGGAAATTCAAA AGTTCAACTTTTGAAAGTCCTGGAGACACGCAGAACTGTGCTGCAGAAAGAGCAAGGCATGGCCTTTGCACGTGCTGTAGCTGCTGGttttgacattgatcacatgTCACCGTTGATGTCATTTGCCGAGTGCTTTGGGGCCTTGCGTTTAAT GGATGCTTGTATGAAATTTTTGGAGTTATGGAAAAGAAAGCATGAAACTGGCCAGTGGCTCGAAATTGAAGCAGCTGAAGCAATGTCTAGCCGATCAGAATATTCTGCAATCAATGCATCAGGAATTATGCTTGCCAATGAGGTCAAGCAGAAAGAATATGAGCTGGCTTCAGAAAATAATGGGAAAGCAAGTAGCGCCATAAGTACAG ATGACAAGCCTCCTGCGGATTACCAACCACCTCCCGGGCATTTTCAAGGACAGTTTCCACATCATATGTTCCCTTCCTGGCCTCTTCATTCTCCTCCTGGTGCCCCTCCAGTTTATCCAGCATATCCCATGCAAGGCATGACTTACTATCAGAACTATCCAGGGAACGGCCCATATTTCCAGCCACCATATCCATCAGTGTCAGACCCTAGACTCAATGGTGGTCAAAGAATGGGGCGTAGAAGGCATTCCATGGATAGTAGGGATAGCAATACTGAATTAGAAACTTGGGAGATGGATGCTTCAAAAACCAGATCGCAGGATGAAGTGGAGTTGGAGAATGAAGCTTCACAAACTCGAGAATCAAGGAAGGGTAGCCGATCAGGTAAAAAGCAATCAGGTATGGTTGTCATTCGGAACATTAATTATATCACTTCAAAGAGACGGAACTCTTCGGATAGTGAATCACAATCAGCTTCTGATGCTGAAACTGACGAGGAAGTTGGAGATTTAGAGGCTAGTTCCCTGGATGCGAGGCGTATGGACTCTCAGAGATCTTCCAATAGAAAAGGAAAGCATACAAAATCCATGGATAAATTGAATTCATCCGATGCTGCACATGGGAAGGATGTAGATGGTGGACACTGGCAAgcatttcaaaattatttactGAGAGATGATGATGAGGACAAACGTGCAGTTGATCAAGGCATGTTTGCAATGGAAAAGGAAGTTCAAGCGAAAAGGAGACAAAATACTATAGGGGATGATCCTTTAGCTTTTAGTGGACAAGATAAGGGTGAAATACAAGAAGGTAATATGATAGATATGCACAAAATTAGTGGAAAGATGACCTACATGCATAAGGACTCAAACAATGAATTGTTGATTTCTAGAAGAAATGGTCAACCTGGTGATGGCAGAAGGTCTATGGATGTACAGTCTACAGAACTAGATGGAAGACGTGGTGGCTATAGGAGGACTGGCAATGATGATTTTATGATACGTAGCCAGTTGGATTACACAAGCTCTACCTCAGATCCACTTGTAAATGGATTTGATCGTATAAACAATAACTTGGATAGGAAGTCATCACATGATATGGATGATGATTCTTATATTGTTGCGTTAAGGGCTAATTCACTAGATCAAGTTGGAAACAATGAAAGAAATGCTATTGACATGGATTCTGAGTACCCATCTGCTTCTCAGTTGGCAGAAAGTGCGTCGAATAGAGTTGGCAGTCAAGTCAATTATGAGCCAGATGAATTGAGTTTGATGCCTGAGCGTGGGATAGAGAAGGAATCAATTGGTTATGACCCGGCTTTAGATTATGAAATGCAGATCCAAGCTGAAGACGGTGCTTCACCAGATAAGAAAAATGTGGAGGTAGAAATCAAGCAAGGGTctaaaaaatcagaaaaggagCGGAAATCAAGACTTACGCCAGATGCTTCAGATAAGAAGACTGGGGGGCCAATAAGGAAAGGGAGGCCCTCAAAGTTGAGTCCTTTGGATGAAGCACGAGCACGTGCTGAGAAGTTAAGAACCTATAAAGCTGATCTccagaaaatgaagaaagagaag GAGGCAGAAGAGATGAAACGACTAGAAGCTTTAAAGATTGAGAGGCAAAAGAGAATTGCTGCTAGAGGGGGTTCCATCCCAGCTAAGTCATCAATACCCTCAAATCAAACCAAGAAACAATTGCCAACAAAACTTTCCCCAGGCTCTCACAAGGTATCAAAGTTTAGTGATTCAGAGCCAGGATCATCATCACCTCTAAACAGGTTCCCCAGCAAAACTGCTTCTGTGGGATCCAGTGATTCTAAAAAAGCCTCTAAACCCAGCAGCTTGAATACTAGAAGTCACTCAGCTGGAAATAAACTGAGTCACTCAGTGTCTTCATTGCctgaaacaaagaaagagaacagTAGTGTTACATCTGATACAAAGGCATCCATGGCACGGATCAGAAGATTATCAGAGCCTAAAATGGGTAGCAGCCATCATGCTTCTTCAGTTAAGTCAAAAAATACTGAACCAGTATCAAAGACAAAGATATCTGATGGGCCTGAGAGCAAAAAAATATCTGCTATTGTGAACTATGATAAAAGCAAGGCGGCAACCCTTCCAGAATTGAAAATAAGGACATCCACAGGACCTGATGTTGCCAAGAACAAGTCAGCAGCAAAAGATATGACGCAGAAGGTTAATGTAAAAAAGTCTTCTACAACTTTTGAAGGTGCTAAGCCGAAGAGGAACAATGAAAGCATTTCACATTATAGTGATGGTGATGACAACCCAATAATTGAAAAGACTGTTGTGATGCTAGAATGTGATAAGCCTTCTATTCCTACTGTACATGCATTGGAAGGAAATATAGAGGCACGAAACGGACAGTACAATAACTTAGAGATTGGGAAGAAATCTGAGGTGGTGTCAGATTATGCTGCTATACGTGCTCCAGTTTCACCATTTACCATGGATAGAGTTGATGGAGATTCCTCTAAACACCAATCACAAGAACAACGTGTTTCTTTTAAG GTCACAACAATTAATACAGACAAAGAACCTCCAAAGTTTTCAAGCATTGGTATTGCTGATAAACCGTATCAAGCTCCCTTGGCTCGGAATTCTTCTTTGGAAGATCCATGTACTGGAAATTCTGAGTATAGCAAAGCACCACCAGTAAGCTCAGAGATTATGACAACAGGTACAGAGGCTGTTAAAGCACTTGTATCTGATTCTAGAAACTTGAGACTGGAAAAGATTCCTGAATCATTGGAGAAACCTCAAGTAAAGGAGTCATCAAAAGGAATTAGACGGCTGTTGAAGTTTGGAAGAAAGAATCATAGCTCAGCTACAGGTGAACGCAATACTGAATCTGACAATGCCAGTGTCACTGGTTCTGAGGTCGATGATTCTGGGACAAACTCTGTTTCTACAAGTGAAGGTA TTCATACATTGAAGAATTTGATCTCTCAAGATGAAACTCCCACAGGCGGCAATACTCCGCAAAAGT CTTCTCGCTCTTTCTCCTTGTTATCACCCTTCCGGAGCAAGAATAGTGAAAAGAAATCGACAGCATGA
- the LOC142625653 gene encoding COP1-interacting protein 7 isoform X2 encodes MKSSTRLDSALFQLTPTRTRCDLVISANGKEEKIASGLLNPFLAHLKSAQEQMAKGGYSIVLEPEPGSDSMWFTKGTVERFVRFVSTPEILERVYTLESEILQIEEAIAIQGNNDMGMNTVEDYHVKPVESIEGSRPVLDTNEDKAIVLYKQPGANPPEANGSTTQEGNSKVQLLKVLETRRTVLQKEQGMAFARAVAAGFDIDHMSPLMSFAECFGALRLMDACMKFLELWKRKHETGQWLEIEAAEAMSSRSEYSAINASGIMLANEVKQKEYELASENNGKASSAISTDDKPPADYQPPPGHFQGQFPHHMFPSWPLHSPPGAPPVYPAYPMQGMTYYQNYPGNGPYFQPPYPSVSDPRLNGGQRMGRRRHSMDSRDSNTELETWEMDASKTRSQDEVELENEASQTRESRKGSRSGKKQSGMVVIRNINYITSKRRNSSDSESQSASDAETDEEVGDLEASSLDARRMDSQRSSNRKGKHTKSMDKLNSSDAAHGKDVDGGHWQAFQNYLLRDDDEDKRAVDQGMFAMEKEVQAKRRQNTIGDDPLAFSGQDKGEIQEGNMIDMHKISGKMTYMHKDSNNELLISRRNGQPGDGRRSMDVQSTELDGRRGGYRRTGNDDFMIRSQLDYTSSTSDPLVNGFDRINNNLDRKSSHDMDDDSYIVALRANSLDQVGNNERNAIDMDSEYPSASQLAESASNRVGSQVNYEPDELSLMPERGIEKESIGYDPALDYEMQIQAEDGASPDKKNVEVEIKQGSKKSEKERKSRLTPDASDKKTGGPIRKGRPSKLSPLDEARARAEKLRTYKADLQKMKKEKEAEEMKRLEALKIERQKRIAARGGSIPAKSSIPSNQTKKQLPTKLSPGSHKVSKFSDSEPGSSSPLNRFPSKTASVGSSDSKKASKPSSLNTRSHSAGNKLSHSVSSLPETKKENSSVTSDTKASMARIRRLSEPKMGSSHHASSVKSKNTEPVSKTKISDGPESKKISAIVNYDKSKAATLPELKIRTSTGPDVAKNKSAAKDMTQKVNVKKSSTTFEGAKPKRNNESISHYSDGDDNPIIEKTVVMLECDKPSIPTVHALEGNIEARNGQYNNLEIGKKSEVVSDYAAIRAPVSPFTMDRVDGDSSKHQSQEQRVSFKVTTINTDKEPPKFSSIGIADKPYQAPLARNSSLEDPCTGNSEYSKAPPVSSEIMTTGTEAVKALVSDSRNLRLEKIPESLEKPQVKESSKGIRRLLKFGRKNHSSATGERNTESDNASVTGSEVDDSGTNSVSTSEVHTLKNLISQDETPTGGNTPQKSSRSFSLLSPFRSKNSEKKSTA; translated from the exons atgaaatcttCGACTCGGCTTGACTCGGCTTTGTTTCAGCTCACTCCTACTCGAACCAG GTGTGATTTGGTTATATCTGCAAAtgggaaggaagaaaaaatagcTTCGGGTTTGCTGAATCCATTTCTTGCCCACTTAAAGTCTGCACAGGAGCAGATGGCCAAGGGGGGTTATTCGATCGTTTTAGAGCCTGAGCCTGGCAGTGACTCAATGTGGTTCACAAAGGGCACGGTGGAAAG GTTTGTTCGGTTTGTGAGCACTCCAGAGATCTTGGAACGGGTCTACACTCTAGAATCAGAGATCTTACAGATTGAGGAGGCAATTGCAATTCAAGGCAACAATGATATGGGGATGAATACT GTAGAAGATTATCATGTCAAACCTGTAGAAAGTATTGAAG GTAGCAGGCCTGTGCTTGATACTAATGAGGACAAAGCAATTGTCCTTTATAAG CAGCCTGGAGCAAATCCACCTGAAGCAAATGGATCCACCACACAGGAGGGAAATTCAAA AGTTCAACTTTTGAAAGTCCTGGAGACACGCAGAACTGTGCTGCAGAAAGAGCAAGGCATGGCCTTTGCACGTGCTGTAGCTGCTGGttttgacattgatcacatgTCACCGTTGATGTCATTTGCCGAGTGCTTTGGGGCCTTGCGTTTAAT GGATGCTTGTATGAAATTTTTGGAGTTATGGAAAAGAAAGCATGAAACTGGCCAGTGGCTCGAAATTGAAGCAGCTGAAGCAATGTCTAGCCGATCAGAATATTCTGCAATCAATGCATCAGGAATTATGCTTGCCAATGAGGTCAAGCAGAAAGAATATGAGCTGGCTTCAGAAAATAATGGGAAAGCAAGTAGCGCCATAAGTACAG ATGACAAGCCTCCTGCGGATTACCAACCACCTCCCGGGCATTTTCAAGGACAGTTTCCACATCATATGTTCCCTTCCTGGCCTCTTCATTCTCCTCCTGGTGCCCCTCCAGTTTATCCAGCATATCCCATGCAAGGCATGACTTACTATCAGAACTATCCAGGGAACGGCCCATATTTCCAGCCACCATATCCATCAGTGTCAGACCCTAGACTCAATGGTGGTCAAAGAATGGGGCGTAGAAGGCATTCCATGGATAGTAGGGATAGCAATACTGAATTAGAAACTTGGGAGATGGATGCTTCAAAAACCAGATCGCAGGATGAAGTGGAGTTGGAGAATGAAGCTTCACAAACTCGAGAATCAAGGAAGGGTAGCCGATCAGGTAAAAAGCAATCAGGTATGGTTGTCATTCGGAACATTAATTATATCACTTCAAAGAGACGGAACTCTTCGGATAGTGAATCACAATCAGCTTCTGATGCTGAAACTGACGAGGAAGTTGGAGATTTAGAGGCTAGTTCCCTGGATGCGAGGCGTATGGACTCTCAGAGATCTTCCAATAGAAAAGGAAAGCATACAAAATCCATGGATAAATTGAATTCATCCGATGCTGCACATGGGAAGGATGTAGATGGTGGACACTGGCAAgcatttcaaaattatttactGAGAGATGATGATGAGGACAAACGTGCAGTTGATCAAGGCATGTTTGCAATGGAAAAGGAAGTTCAAGCGAAAAGGAGACAAAATACTATAGGGGATGATCCTTTAGCTTTTAGTGGACAAGATAAGGGTGAAATACAAGAAGGTAATATGATAGATATGCACAAAATTAGTGGAAAGATGACCTACATGCATAAGGACTCAAACAATGAATTGTTGATTTCTAGAAGAAATGGTCAACCTGGTGATGGCAGAAGGTCTATGGATGTACAGTCTACAGAACTAGATGGAAGACGTGGTGGCTATAGGAGGACTGGCAATGATGATTTTATGATACGTAGCCAGTTGGATTACACAAGCTCTACCTCAGATCCACTTGTAAATGGATTTGATCGTATAAACAATAACTTGGATAGGAAGTCATCACATGATATGGATGATGATTCTTATATTGTTGCGTTAAGGGCTAATTCACTAGATCAAGTTGGAAACAATGAAAGAAATGCTATTGACATGGATTCTGAGTACCCATCTGCTTCTCAGTTGGCAGAAAGTGCGTCGAATAGAGTTGGCAGTCAAGTCAATTATGAGCCAGATGAATTGAGTTTGATGCCTGAGCGTGGGATAGAGAAGGAATCAATTGGTTATGACCCGGCTTTAGATTATGAAATGCAGATCCAAGCTGAAGACGGTGCTTCACCAGATAAGAAAAATGTGGAGGTAGAAATCAAGCAAGGGTctaaaaaatcagaaaaggagCGGAAATCAAGACTTACGCCAGATGCTTCAGATAAGAAGACTGGGGGGCCAATAAGGAAAGGGAGGCCCTCAAAGTTGAGTCCTTTGGATGAAGCACGAGCACGTGCTGAGAAGTTAAGAACCTATAAAGCTGATCTccagaaaatgaagaaagagaag GAGGCAGAAGAGATGAAACGACTAGAAGCTTTAAAGATTGAGAGGCAAAAGAGAATTGCTGCTAGAGGGGGTTCCATCCCAGCTAAGTCATCAATACCCTCAAATCAAACCAAGAAACAATTGCCAACAAAACTTTCCCCAGGCTCTCACAAGGTATCAAAGTTTAGTGATTCAGAGCCAGGATCATCATCACCTCTAAACAGGTTCCCCAGCAAAACTGCTTCTGTGGGATCCAGTGATTCTAAAAAAGCCTCTAAACCCAGCAGCTTGAATACTAGAAGTCACTCAGCTGGAAATAAACTGAGTCACTCAGTGTCTTCATTGCctgaaacaaagaaagagaacagTAGTGTTACATCTGATACAAAGGCATCCATGGCACGGATCAGAAGATTATCAGAGCCTAAAATGGGTAGCAGCCATCATGCTTCTTCAGTTAAGTCAAAAAATACTGAACCAGTATCAAAGACAAAGATATCTGATGGGCCTGAGAGCAAAAAAATATCTGCTATTGTGAACTATGATAAAAGCAAGGCGGCAACCCTTCCAGAATTGAAAATAAGGACATCCACAGGACCTGATGTTGCCAAGAACAAGTCAGCAGCAAAAGATATGACGCAGAAGGTTAATGTAAAAAAGTCTTCTACAACTTTTGAAGGTGCTAAGCCGAAGAGGAACAATGAAAGCATTTCACATTATAGTGATGGTGATGACAACCCAATAATTGAAAAGACTGTTGTGATGCTAGAATGTGATAAGCCTTCTATTCCTACTGTACATGCATTGGAAGGAAATATAGAGGCACGAAACGGACAGTACAATAACTTAGAGATTGGGAAGAAATCTGAGGTGGTGTCAGATTATGCTGCTATACGTGCTCCAGTTTCACCATTTACCATGGATAGAGTTGATGGAGATTCCTCTAAACACCAATCACAAGAACAACGTGTTTCTTTTAAG GTCACAACAATTAATACAGACAAAGAACCTCCAAAGTTTTCAAGCATTGGTATTGCTGATAAACCGTATCAAGCTCCCTTGGCTCGGAATTCTTCTTTGGAAGATCCATGTACTGGAAATTCTGAGTATAGCAAAGCACCACCAGTAAGCTCAGAGATTATGACAACAGGTACAGAGGCTGTTAAAGCACTTGTATCTGATTCTAGAAACTTGAGACTGGAAAAGATTCCTGAATCATTGGAGAAACCTCAAGTAAAGGAGTCATCAAAAGGAATTAGACGGCTGTTGAAGTTTGGAAGAAAGAATCATAGCTCAGCTACAGGTGAACGCAATACTGAATCTGACAATGCCAGTGTCACTGGTTCTGAGGTCGATGATTCTGGGACAAACTCTGTTTCTACAAGTGAAG TTCATACATTGAAGAATTTGATCTCTCAAGATGAAACTCCCACAGGCGGCAATACTCCGCAAAAGT CTTCTCGCTCTTTCTCCTTGTTATCACCCTTCCGGAGCAAGAATAGTGAAAAGAAATCGACAGCATGA